One Luteibacter sp. 9135 DNA segment encodes these proteins:
- the tsaB gene encoding tRNA (adenosine(37)-N6)-threonylcarbamoyltransferase complex dimerization subunit type 1 TsaB, whose product MNFLAIETSTEACSVALVHGDVVIARSEIAPRRHAELVLPMADELLAEAGLKREALDGIAVGRGPGAFTGVRLGVSLAQGMAMALDIPVVTVSSLQALALEAPEDDAAILSVIDARMGEIYVAAWRREDDGSVTAIDRERVDTAAALVLPEASAWHVVGSGWATYEALLRERIPAPIRSADGARFPQARHVAEVAAPLFRAGKAVAPELALPVYLRDKVALTLVEQGKA is encoded by the coding sequence ATGAACTTCCTCGCCATCGAAACCTCCACGGAAGCCTGTTCCGTCGCCCTGGTCCACGGTGATGTCGTGATCGCGCGCAGCGAGATCGCGCCCCGGCGGCACGCGGAGCTGGTGCTGCCCATGGCGGACGAACTGCTCGCCGAGGCCGGCCTGAAACGCGAAGCGCTCGACGGCATCGCCGTGGGGCGTGGCCCGGGAGCCTTCACCGGCGTGCGGCTGGGCGTGTCGCTGGCCCAGGGCATGGCGATGGCGCTGGATATCCCGGTGGTCACCGTGTCGTCGTTGCAGGCCCTGGCGCTGGAAGCGCCGGAAGACGATGCGGCCATCCTTTCGGTGATCGACGCGCGCATGGGCGAGATTTACGTCGCCGCATGGCGCCGCGAAGACGACGGCAGCGTGACAGCGATCGACCGCGAACGCGTGGATACGGCGGCGGCGCTGGTGTTGCCCGAGGCATCGGCCTGGCACGTGGTGGGCAGCGGCTGGGCAACGTACGAAGCCTTGCTGCGGGAACGTATCCCCGCGCCGATCCGTTCGGCGGACGGTGCGCGCTTTCCGCAGGCGCGGCATGTGGCCGAAGTGGCGGCGCCCCTGTTCCGCGCAGGCAAGGCCGTGGCGCCTGAGCTGGCGCTGCCGGTCTACCTGCGCGACAAGGTGGCACTGACGCTGGTGGAGCAAGGCAAGGCCTGA